The Emcibacter nanhaiensis genome has a window encoding:
- a CDS encoding cell division protein ZapA: MAEIIVTFNNKQYHLACRDGEEDRLRNLADFVDAKADQLKSQMGAITDNRLLLMTAILLADELDDVKNGALDLDSPAIYEKTLAQAVKKVEHLARTLEGV; this comes from the coding sequence ATGGCCGAGATCATTGTCACCTTCAACAACAAGCAATATCACCTGGCCTGTCGCGACGGCGAGGAAGACCGGCTGCGCAACCTGGCGGACTTTGTCGACGCCAAGGCCGATCAGCTCAAGTCGCAGATGGGTGCCATCACCGACAACCGACTGCTGTTGATGACGGCGATCCTGCTGGCCGACGAACTGGATGATGTGAAGAACGGCGCTCTTGATCTTGACAGCCCGGCTATCTACGAGAAAACCCTGGCCCAGGCGGTCAAGAAAGTCGAACACCTCGCCCGTACCCTGGAAGGGGTTTAG
- a CDS encoding phosphoglycerate kinase: MAAFKNIESLGALDGKRVLVRADLNVPMKDGEVTDDTRIRSVTPTIQALAEKGARVIVMSHFGRPKGQVVPDMSLEVLGQPLANITKLPVAFINECIGDDVVETIDAMENGSVLLLENVRFHAGEEKNDPEFARALAANGDAYVNDAFSCCHRAHASTEGVAHLLPSAAGLALEAELVALENALGNPQRPVAAVVGGAKVSTKLDVLTNLVAKVDHLIIGGGMANTFLAAQGVDVGKSLCEHDLADTARDILSRAEAAGCKMHLPTDVVVAREFAANAENRTCGLDDVQGDEMILDVGADSVAALSAALKECKTLIWNGPMGAFEIEPFDKATVALARAAAELTEAGSLLSVAGGGDTVAALNHAGVADKFTHISTAGGAFLEWMEGKELPGVKVLEV, translated from the coding sequence ATGGCTGCATTCAAGAACATCGAAAGCCTGGGCGCGCTTGACGGCAAGCGCGTCCTGGTTCGTGCCGACCTCAACGTCCCGATGAAAGACGGCGAGGTCACCGACGACACCCGCATCCGCTCCGTGACACCGACCATCCAGGCGCTGGCAGAAAAAGGCGCCCGGGTCATCGTCATGTCCCACTTCGGCCGTCCCAAGGGCCAGGTGGTGCCGGACATGAGCCTGGAAGTGCTGGGCCAGCCGCTGGCCAATATCACCAAGCTGCCGGTCGCCTTCATCAATGAATGCATCGGCGACGATGTGGTGGAAACCATCGACGCCATGGAAAACGGCTCCGTGCTGCTGCTGGAAAATGTCCGTTTCCACGCCGGCGAGGAAAAGAACGACCCCGAGTTCGCCAGGGCGCTGGCCGCCAACGGCGACGCCTATGTCAATGACGCCTTTTCCTGCTGCCACCGCGCCCATGCCTCCACCGAAGGCGTGGCCCACCTGCTGCCCAGTGCCGCGGGCCTGGCGCTGGAAGCGGAACTGGTGGCGCTCGAGAACGCGCTCGGCAACCCGCAGCGTCCGGTTGCGGCCGTGGTCGGCGGGGCGAAAGTCTCGACCAAGCTCGACGTGCTGACCAACCTGGTGGCCAAGGTGGATCACCTGATCATCGGCGGCGGCATGGCCAATACCTTCCTTGCCGCCCAGGGCGTCGATGTGGGCAAGTCACTGTGCGAGCATGACCTGGCCGACACCGCCCGGGATATCCTGTCCCGCGCCGAGGCCGCCGGCTGCAAGATGCACCTGCCGACCGACGTGGTGGTGGCCAGGGAGTTTGCCGCCAATGCCGAGAACCGCACCTGCGGGCTGGACGACGTGCAGGGTGACGAAATGATCCTGGATGTGGGCGCAGACTCCGTGGCGGCGCTTTCCGCCGCCCTCAAAGAGTGCAAGACCCTGATCTGGAACGGCCCCATGGGCGCCTTCGAGATCGAGCCGTTCGATAAAGCCACCGTGGCCCTGGCCCGGGCGGCCGCCGAACTGACCGAAGCCGGCAGCCTGCTCAGCGTGGCCGGCGGCGGCGACACGGTCGCGGCGCTCAACCATGCGGGTGTGGCTGACAAGTTCACCCATATTTCCACTGCCGGCGGCGCTTTCCTGGAATGGATGGAAGGCAAGGAGCTGCCGGGAGTGAAAGTTCTCGAAGTATAG
- a CDS encoding methyl-accepting chemotaxis protein — MINRLKVGPKIWLPVVIFTLVLVGLTIFFLSTSKTVMMTDRKDKVRGVVELGYSILDRFQKLEAEGAMSREEAQAAAMLAVKNMRYDGVEYLWINDMHPNMVMHPTKPALDGKDISGFKDPEGVYLFNEMVEVVKRDSKGFVAYMWPKPGFDEPVAKISYVQGFKEWGWIIGSGLYLDDVQDAFNDTLFITLAVAGLGLLVAGIVSVVVARNVTGGLNVLSDTMIRLADGDLAVDVQGGSRQDEVGDMARAVEVFRANAIERVELERQAEKARVEQEEAKRRQQEEKLAAEQQRMEEEQKQKEEAAARRQADRLQMAERFEERVGKVLETVASAAAELNATSESMSSSANNMNRVSLSASKATTDAGQNVQLVAGAAEEMSASIKEIAQRLGNASRSSENAMGLVGNATERVNHMADSSDRINNIIQLIQDIAEQTNLLALNATIEAARAGEAGKGFAVVASEVKNLASQTAAATEDIRRNISEMQESTSGSVAAVEEISLTIKELNEIFAAISASMNEQTAAMQEISSNSLEAANGTETAGRNVTDVSNLAQETEHAASDVLTASDHLSKEAATLQGLVDEFLAEIRAG, encoded by the coding sequence ATGATAAATCGCTTGAAAGTCGGGCCAAAGATCTGGTTGCCGGTTGTTATTTTTACCCTTGTCCTGGTCGGGCTGACCATCTTTTTCCTCTCCACGTCCAAGACCGTCATGATGACGGACCGAAAGGACAAGGTGCGCGGTGTTGTGGAGCTGGGCTACAGTATTCTTGACCGGTTCCAGAAACTGGAAGCGGAAGGCGCCATGTCCCGGGAAGAAGCCCAGGCGGCCGCCATGCTGGCGGTTAAAAACATGCGCTATGATGGTGTGGAATATCTCTGGATCAATGATATGCATCCCAATATGGTCATGCATCCCACCAAGCCGGCCCTCGACGGCAAGGACATTTCGGGCTTCAAGGATCCTGAAGGTGTCTATCTCTTTAACGAAATGGTCGAGGTCGTCAAACGCGATTCCAAAGGCTTTGTCGCCTACATGTGGCCGAAGCCCGGATTTGACGAGCCGGTCGCGAAAATTTCTTATGTTCAGGGCTTTAAGGAATGGGGCTGGATCATTGGCAGCGGCCTCTATCTGGACGATGTTCAGGATGCCTTTAATGACACCCTGTTCATTACCCTGGCGGTGGCCGGGCTGGGCCTGCTGGTCGCCGGGATCGTCTCGGTGGTGGTGGCCCGCAATGTCACCGGCGGCTTGAATGTCCTGTCCGATACCATGATCCGCCTGGCGGACGGTGACCTCGCGGTGGACGTTCAGGGCGGTTCACGCCAGGACGAGGTGGGTGATATGGCCCGGGCGGTCGAAGTGTTCCGAGCCAACGCCATCGAGCGGGTGGAGCTGGAACGGCAGGCCGAGAAGGCCCGTGTCGAGCAAGAGGAAGCGAAACGCCGCCAGCAGGAAGAAAAACTCGCCGCCGAACAGCAACGGATGGAAGAAGAGCAGAAGCAGAAGGAAGAAGCTGCGGCTCGTCGCCAGGCCGATCGCCTGCAGATGGCTGAACGCTTTGAGGAGCGCGTCGGCAAGGTGCTCGAGACTGTTGCCAGTGCCGCAGCGGAGCTCAATGCCACCTCCGAATCCATGAGTTCATCCGCCAACAATATGAACCGGGTGTCCCTTTCCGCCAGCAAGGCGACCACCGACGCCGGGCAGAATGTTCAGCTGGTGGCCGGGGCGGCCGAGGAAATGTCCGCCTCGATCAAGGAAATTGCCCAGCGGCTCGGCAATGCCAGCCGATCCTCTGAGAATGCGATGGGCCTGGTAGGTAACGCCACGGAACGTGTGAATCACATGGCGGACAGTTCCGACCGGATCAACAACATCATCCAGCTGATCCAGGATATTGCCGAGCAGACCAACCTTCTGGCGCTGAACGCCACCATCGAGGCCGCCCGCGCCGGTGAGGCCGGCAAGGGCTTCGCTGTGGTCGCCTCGGAAGTGAAGAACCTGGCCAGCCAGACGGCCGCCGCCACCGAGGATATCCGGCGCAATATCAGCGAAATGCAGGAGTCAACCAGCGGGTCCGTTGCCGCGGTCGAGGAGATATCCCTGACCATCAAGGAACTGAATGAAATTTTCGCCGCCATTTCGGCCAGCATGAACGAGCAGACCGCCGCCATGCAGGAAATCAGCAGCAATTCGCTGGAAGCCGCCAACGGCACCGAAACCGCCGGCCGCAATGTGACCGATGTGAGCAATCTTGCCCAGGAAACGGAACATGCGGCGTCCGATGTTCTGACGGCGTCGGACCATTTGTCCAAGGAGGCGGCCACGCTGCAGGGACTGGTGGACGAGTTTCTCGCGGAAATCCGCGCCGGGTAA
- the tkt gene encoding transketolase, with protein sequence MTVTHGDMANTIRALSMDAVQAANSGHPGMPMGMADVATVLFTKHLKYDPKWPEWPNRDRFVLSAGHGSMLLYSLLYLTGYENPTLEEIKNFRQLHSPCAGHPEYIELAGVEMTTGPLGQGLATAVGMALAERLSNARCGDVIDHHTYVLAGDGCLMEGISHEAVSMAGHLGLNKLIVLWDDNSISIDGNTDITTSDDQVARFQAHNWHTIAIDGHNPDEISAAIEEAQQADKPTLIACRTTIGYGAPNKQGTAATHGAPLGDEEVAAARDFLGWPYAPFEVPDEIMSAWRDAGTRSQQAASDWKTAWDGLDSDIRADFERRLNKELPAGLTDAINAYKKQLAAEPKKVATRKASEMALGVINPIMRETIGGSADLTGSNNTKTADMTPVTRDDFSGRYMYYGVREFGMAAAMNGLALHGEYMPYGGTFLVFTDYCRPAIRLSALMKQRVVYVMTHDSIGLGEDGPTHQPIEHVASLRAMPNVAVYRPADVVETAECWLAALEDKERPSVLVLSRQNLEQVRLTHTDDNLAAKGGYVLRDADGKATATLMATGSEVELALKAREELQAAGIPTRVVSLPSWERFDEQDDAYKAEVLGTTAVNVAIEAGSTQGWERYVGRDGIVIGIDRFGASAPAGELFNYFGLTVDNIVNAVKSKV encoded by the coding sequence ATGACTGTAACACACGGCGATATGGCCAACACGATCCGTGCCCTCAGCATGGATGCCGTACAGGCTGCAAATTCAGGTCACCCGGGTATGCCCATGGGCATGGCAGATGTGGCTACCGTACTTTTCACGAAACACCTGAAATATGATCCGAAATGGCCCGAATGGCCGAACCGCGACCGCTTTGTCCTGTCGGCCGGTCACGGCTCCATGCTGCTCTATTCCCTGCTGTATCTGACCGGCTATGAAAACCCGACCCTGGAAGAAATCAAAAACTTCCGCCAGCTGCACAGCCCGTGCGCCGGACATCCGGAATATATCGAGCTGGCCGGCGTGGAAATGACCACCGGTCCGCTGGGCCAGGGCCTGGCCACCGCCGTCGGCATGGCGCTGGCGGAACGGCTGAGCAACGCCCGCTGCGGTGACGTCATTGATCACCATACCTATGTGCTGGCCGGCGACGGCTGCCTGATGGAGGGGATCAGCCACGAAGCCGTCTCCATGGCCGGCCACCTTGGCCTCAACAAGCTGATCGTGCTGTGGGACGACAACAGCATCAGCATTGACGGCAACACCGACATCACCACCAGCGACGACCAGGTTGCCCGCTTCCAGGCCCACAACTGGCACACCATCGCCATCGACGGCCATAATCCGGATGAAATTTCCGCCGCCATCGAGGAAGCCCAGCAGGCCGACAAGCCGACCCTGATCGCCTGCCGCACCACCATCGGCTACGGCGCCCCCAACAAGCAGGGCACGGCCGCAACCCACGGCGCGCCGCTGGGGGATGAAGAAGTGGCCGCCGCCCGCGATTTCCTCGGCTGGCCCTATGCGCCGTTCGAAGTGCCGGACGAGATCATGAGCGCCTGGCGCGACGCCGGCACGCGCAGCCAACAGGCCGCCAGCGACTGGAAAACCGCCTGGGACGGGCTTGATAGTGACATCCGCGCCGACTTCGAGCGTCGCCTGAACAAGGAGCTTCCGGCCGGCCTCACCGACGCCATCAACGCCTATAAAAAGCAGCTCGCGGCCGAGCCCAAGAAAGTGGCGACCCGCAAGGCGTCGGAAATGGCGCTCGGCGTGATCAACCCGATCATGAGGGAAACCATCGGCGGCTCAGCCGACCTGACCGGCTCCAACAACACCAAGACCGCCGACATGACCCCGGTGACCCGTGACGACTTCTCCGGGCGCTACATGTATTATGGCGTGCGTGAATTCGGCATGGCCGCAGCCATGAACGGTCTGGCGCTGCACGGCGAATATATGCCCTACGGCGGCACTTTCCTGGTGTTTACCGATTACTGCCGCCCGGCGATCCGCCTTTCCGCCCTGATGAAGCAGCGCGTGGTTTACGTGATGACCCACGACAGCATCGGCCTTGGCGAAGACGGTCCGACCCACCAGCCGATCGAGCATGTGGCATCCTTGCGCGCCATGCCCAATGTGGCGGTCTACCGCCCGGCTGACGTGGTGGAAACTGCTGAATGCTGGCTCGCTGCCCTCGAGGACAAGGAACGCCCGAGCGTGCTGGTGCTGAGCCGCCAGAACCTGGAGCAGGTTCGCCTCACGCATACCGATGACAATCTGGCTGCCAAAGGCGGCTATGTGCTGAGGGACGCCGACGGCAAAGCCACGGCAACCCTGATGGCCACCGGTTCCGAAGTGGAGCTGGCGCTCAAGGCCCGCGAAGAGCTGCAGGCCGCCGGCATTCCCACCCGCGTCGTATCCCTGCCCTCATGGGAGCGTTTTGACGAGCAGGACGACGCTTACAAGGCCGAGGTTCTCGGCACCACCGCCGTTAACGTAGCCATCGAAGCCGGCAGCACCCAGGGTTGGGAACGCTATGTCGGCCGCGACGGCATCGTCATCGGCATCGACCGGTTCGGCGCTTCCGCCCCGGCCGGTGAACTGTTTAATTATTTCGGGCTGACGGTGGACAACATCGTCAATGCTGTCAAAAGCAAGGTTTAA
- a CDS encoding TIGR00282 family metallophosphoesterase, with amino-acid sequence MRVLYLGDIVGRSGRTLVLEKVPELREQLKLDLVVVNGENAASGFGITRKICDQLLEIGVDAITTGNHVWDQKETAQFISQEKRLIRPINFPKGTPGIGAGLYEVSRGRTALVINAMGRIFMDPLDDPFACVEAELSKHRLGHTVSFILVDIHCEATSEKMAMGHFCDGRVSFVVGSHSHVPTADAQILEGGTAYQTDAGMCGDYNSVIGMDKEEPLQRFTRKMVAGRFTPAMGEGTLCGVFVETDDRTGLAKRIEPLRLGARLHESMPEL; translated from the coding sequence GTGAGAGTTTTATACCTGGGTGATATTGTCGGCCGCTCCGGCCGCACGCTGGTGCTGGAAAAGGTGCCCGAACTGCGCGAGCAGCTGAAACTGGACCTGGTGGTGGTCAATGGCGAGAATGCCGCCTCCGGTTTCGGCATCACCCGCAAGATCTGCGACCAGCTGCTGGAGATCGGTGTCGACGCCATCACCACCGGCAACCATGTCTGGGACCAGAAAGAAACCGCCCAGTTCATCAGCCAGGAAAAACGCCTGATCCGCCCCATCAATTTCCCCAAGGGTACGCCCGGCATCGGCGCCGGACTGTACGAGGTCTCCCGCGGGCGCACGGCGCTGGTGATCAACGCCATGGGCCGCATTTTCATGGACCCGCTGGACGACCCTTTTGCCTGTGTCGAGGCGGAACTCAGCAAGCACCGGCTCGGCCACACCGTCAGCTTCATCCTGGTCGATATCCACTGCGAGGCCACCTCGGAAAAAATGGCCATGGGCCACTTCTGTGACGGCCGGGTCTCCTTTGTGGTTGGTTCGCACAGTCACGTGCCCACTGCCGACGCCCAGATTCTCGAGGGCGGCACCGCCTATCAGACCGATGCCGGCATGTGCGGCGATTATAATTCGGTAATCGGCATGGACAAGGAAGAGCCGCTGCAGCGCTTTACCCGCAAGATGGTCGCCGGCCGCTTCACGCCGGCCATGGGCGAAGGCACCCTGTGCGGCGTGTTTGTGGAGACTGACGATCGCACCGGCCTCGCCAAACGGATCGAGCCCCTGCGCCTTGGCGCGAGATTGCATGAGAGCATGCCTGAGCTTTAG
- a CDS encoding 5-formyltetrahydrofolate cyclo-ligase, protein MTTKKQLRTELAAHRLELKEQCGEDAARRVASQLLLLPELEEADIVAGYHTLGSELDCLVSLSALHAAHFRVALPVIVARDHALKFREWDMVHPLEDGGHGTRQPDHRCHEVMPDVMLVPLLAFDGDGHRLGYGGGFYDRTLHAYRSQNEELLTIGLAFEGQRRDDVFADVHDQPLDMIITEEKIYRFDD, encoded by the coding sequence ATGACGACAAAGAAACAGCTGCGTACCGAACTTGCCGCCCACCGGCTCGAGCTCAAGGAACAGTGCGGCGAGGACGCCGCCCGCCGTGTGGCCTCGCAACTGCTGCTGCTGCCGGAACTGGAGGAGGCGGATATTGTCGCCGGCTATCACACGCTGGGCAGCGAGCTGGATTGCCTGGTCAGCCTCAGCGCGTTGCATGCGGCCCATTTTCGCGTCGCCCTGCCGGTGATTGTGGCCAGGGACCATGCGCTCAAGTTCCGCGAATGGGATATGGTGCATCCGCTGGAGGACGGCGGCCATGGCACCAGACAGCCGGATCATCGCTGCCACGAAGTCATGCCGGACGTGATGCTGGTGCCGCTGCTGGCCTTTGACGGGGACGGGCACCGGCTCGGCTATGGCGGCGGTTTTTACGACCGCACCCTGCATGCCTACCGGAGCCAGAACGAGGAATTGCTGACCATCGGCCTTGCCTTCGAGGGGCAGAGGCGGGATGATGTTTTTGCCGATGTGCATGACCAGCCGCTGGACATGATTATTACCGAAGAGAAGATTTACCGGTTCGACGACTGA
- a CDS encoding 6,7-dimethyl-8-ribityllumazine synthase produces MDKLSPNTPATRKVAFIKARWHADIVDRCHDSCAAFFGEHAGQAVDLEIFEVPGAFEIPLLAQDLAESGAYDAVIASAFVVNGGIYRHDFVAAAVIDGLMRVQLDSGVPVLSAVLTPHNFHETEEHRQFFRDHFVIKGREVAEACLAMLDVRNGLVTAA; encoded by the coding sequence ATGGATAAATTATCCCCCAATACCCCGGCAACGCGAAAGGTTGCCTTCATCAAGGCCCGCTGGCATGCCGATATTGTCGACCGTTGCCATGACAGCTGCGCCGCATTTTTCGGTGAACATGCCGGTCAGGCGGTTGATCTGGAGATTTTCGAAGTGCCCGGCGCCTTCGAAATTCCTCTGTTGGCCCAGGATCTGGCCGAGAGCGGCGCGTATGACGCGGTGATTGCCTCGGCCTTCGTGGTCAACGGCGGCATCTACCGCCATGACTTTGTCGCGGCGGCGGTCATTGACGGTCTGATGCGGGTTCAGCTGGACAGCGGCGTACCCGTCTTGTCGGCAGTTCTCACCCCCCATAACTTTCATGAAACGGAGGAGCATCGTCAGTTCTTCCGTGATCATTTCGTGATCAAGGGCCGGGAAGTGGCCGAGGCCTGCCTTGCCATGCTCGACGTGAGGAACGGGCTGGTCACAGCGGCCTGA
- the gap gene encoding type I glyceraldehyde-3-phosphate dehydrogenase — protein MTTRVAINGFGRIGRLALRAIYESGRTDIEVVGINDLGPVDMNAYLLKRDSVHGPFPHDVNVNDDVINLGRNDIKVTAERNPADLPWGDLGVDIVYECTGIFTHRDKAKAHLDAGAKKVLISAPGTEVDLTTVYGVNHDKLEAGHTIVSNASCTTNCLAPVAQVLNDLVGIEKGYMTTVHAYTGDQPVLDTLHSDPRRARAAGLSMIPTSTGAAKAVGLVLPELAGKLDGSAVRVPTPNVSMIDLKFVAKKSTTADEINAAIQEAANGRLKGVLAYIDEPSVSIDYNHDAHSSSFDSSQTKVMDGTLVRVLSWYDNEWGFSNRMSDTANVMASL, from the coding sequence ATGACAACTCGTGTAGCAATCAACGGTTTCGGTCGTATCGGCCGTCTTGCCCTGCGGGCCATTTACGAATCCGGTCGTACCGACATCGAAGTGGTCGGCATCAACGATCTTGGTCCGGTGGATATGAACGCCTACCTGCTGAAACGTGACTCCGTGCACGGTCCTTTCCCGCATGATGTGAACGTCAACGACGACGTCATCAACCTGGGCCGCAACGACATCAAGGTGACTGCAGAGCGTAACCCGGCCGACCTGCCGTGGGGCGACCTGGGCGTGGACATTGTTTACGAGTGTACCGGTATCTTCACCCACCGCGACAAAGCCAAGGCGCACCTCGACGCCGGCGCCAAGAAAGTGCTGATCTCCGCCCCGGGCACCGAAGTTGACCTGACCACCGTGTATGGCGTGAACCACGACAAGCTGGAAGCCGGCCACACCATCGTGTCCAACGCCTCCTGCACCACCAACTGCCTGGCCCCGGTGGCCCAGGTCCTGAACGACCTGGTTGGTATCGAAAAAGGCTACATGACCACCGTGCATGCCTACACCGGCGACCAGCCGGTGCTCGACACCCTGCACTCCGACCCGCGCCGCGCCCGCGCCGCCGGCCTGAGCATGATCCCGACGTCCACCGGTGCCGCCAAGGCTGTTGGCCTGGTTCTGCCGGAACTGGCCGGCAAGCTGGACGGTTCCGCCGTTCGCGTACCGACACCGAACGTGTCCATGATCGACCTGAAATTCGTGGCCAAGAAATCCACCACCGCCGATGAAATCAACGCCGCCATCCAGGAAGCCGCCAACGGCCGCCTGAAAGGTGTTCTGGCCTATATCGACGAGCCGAGCGTCTCCATCGACTATAACCACGATGCCCACAGCTCAAGCTTTGACTCAAGCCAGACCAAAGTCATGGACGGCACCCTGGTGCGGGTGCTGAGCTGGTACGACAACGAGTGGGGTTTCTCCAACCGTATGTCCGACACTGCCAACGTCATGGCGTCCCTCTAA